The Zhihengliuella sp. ISTPL4 genomic interval GCACCTGGAACACCACGCCGCCCGACCGCGCCCACGAGCGTCCGGCGCGGGTACCGAACGCGAACGCCGCCAGCGCTGCGGCGCCGATCAGGGTCAGGACGATGAGGGCGATGGCCGTCGGCAGCGATGCCGCGTCACCCGCACCGAGCCCCGCCATCTCGATCGCCGCGAAGACGAGCAGCGCGACCGCCTCGATCGCCAGGACGGTGGCGGCGGCGCGGGCGATTCCCGGTGCGCGCACGAGGTCCTCCCGGGGATCGAATGACGAGAAAACCCTTGATTTCAGGGTATTCATGTAACAGAATAGAGAAAGTCATGTGCTCCCACAGCGGCGTGGGGCGAACGTTCGCGTTCGCATCACAATCAGCGGGCATCCGCCCGTATCTCACCAGGGTAGCGGAACCCGAACCGACACCCGAATCGAGAAGTCGCCTCGCGACATCTCATGAAATCCACACCGAGGAGCCCCCATGGACTGGCGTGACAAGGCCGCCTGCCTGACCGTCGACCCCGAGCTGTTCTTCCCTGTCGGGAACACCGGCCCGGCCGTCGACCAGATCGAGAAGGCCAAGACGGTCTGCGCGACCTGCACCGTCACCGAGATCTGCCTGCAGTATGCCCTGGAGACCAGCCAGGACTCCGGCGTCTGGGGCGGCCTCTCCGAGGACGAGCGTCGCGCCCTCAAGCGCCGCGCCGCCCGCGCTCGCCGCGCCTCCTGAGTTTCACGAAGCGGCCTGAGACACCGTCTCAGGCCGCTTCTGCGTGTTCCGGGGGAACCTCAGCGCTCAAGCCAGCGCAGGGGGATGTCGATGACCACCTCGGTGCCCTCGCCCTCGCTCCCCCGCCAGTCGATCGTGCCGCCGAGCTCGCCCTGGATCAGCGTGCGGATGATCTGGGTGCCGAGTCCCTGGCCCACGCGGCCTTCGGGGAGTCCGTGACCGGTGTCGCGCACCGTCACGCGCAGGTTGTCCTCGGTGCGCTTCGCGTCGATCGTGACGGATCCCTCCTGACCCGCGAGCCCGTGCTCGACGGCGTTCGTCACGACCTCGGTCAGTGCCAGGGCCAACGGCGTGGCGTATTCGCTGGGGAGCACGCCGAATCGTCCGGTCGACTGCGTGCGTGCGCGCGTGTTCGGAGCCGAGGCGACCTCGGCGACGAGCTTCAGGACCCGGTCGAAGACCTCATCGAAGTCGACCTTCTGCGTGAGTCCCTGCGCCAGCGTGTCGTGCACGACGGCGATCGCGTCCACCCGGCGCATGGCCTGGGTCAAGGCGTCGCGCGCCTCGTCCGAGTGCGTTCGCCGCGCCTGGATCCGCAGCAGCGAGGCCACGGTCTGCAGGTTGTTCTTGACGCGGTGGTGGATCTCGCGGATCGTCGCGTCCTTGGTGATGAGCTCCTGCTCCTGGTGGCGCAGCTCCGATACATCGCGGCAGAGCACGATCGCCCCGATGCGCGTGCCGTGGTCCTTCAGCGGGATCGCTCGCAGCGAGACGGTGACCCCGCGCGCCTCGATGTCGGTCCGCCACGGCGCACGGCCGGTCACGACGACCGGCAGCGACTCGTCGACCTGGCGGGACGGCGGCACGAGCCGGGTCGTCACCTCCGCGAGCGACTCCCCCTCGAGCTCGTCGTCGAAGCCCATCCGGTTGAAGGCGGAGAGGGCGTTGGGGCTCGCGAACGTGGTGATGCCGTCCACGTCGATGCGGATGAGACCGTCGGACGCGCGAGGTGCGCCCCGGCGCGGCGACGTCGGCGCGGCGAGATCCGGGAAGCTCCCGTCCGCGATCATGCGGAACAGGTCGTTGGCGCACTCGTCGAACGTGATCTGCTGGCGAGACGGCGTGCGGACCTCGCCGAGGTTCGTGTGCCGGGTCACCACGCCGATCACGCGGGGGCTCCGGTCGTCGCCGCGCCGCTCGATCACGATCGGCACGGCACGTACGCGCGTCGGGGTCTCCTCGAACCAGTCGGGTGAGGAGGAGTCGACGATCTCCGCGGACTCGAAGGCACCCTGCACCTGCGTGCGCCACTGCGGGCGTACCCTCTCCCCGACGATGTCGCGGTAGAAGAGCGTGGCGGCGCCGCTGGGCCGCGCGTGCGCGACGGCGATGAACGAGCCGTCCTCCGTCTGGATCCACAGGACGATGTCGGCGGAGGCGAGGTCGGCGAGGAGCTGTCCGTCTCCGGCGAGCCGGTGCAGCCACTCCACGTCGTCGTCGGTCAGAAGGCCCTGGGCGTGGGCGAGATCACTGAGGGTTGACACCCCTCCAGCCTAGGCTCCCCCGCCTCAGAGGATGGCGAGCGACGTCGCGCGCCACCGGCGATCCAGCCCCTCCAGCCGGATGGCCACCGCCCGCGTCCGCCCCGGACCCGCCACCACCACGACCGCCTCCACGATGCCGTCCCGCGGGTGTGTCACACGCACGGCCCGGATGACGAAGGTCGGTCGCGTCGGCGTGACACCCCGCGCACTGCGCGCGCGAGCGGCGAGGTTCGCCCGGGTGACGACACTGCGGTACGCCTCCTCGCTGAACCAGCGGGCGAGCTGGTCCACTTCCCGCACCCCGGCCAAGGCCTCGAGCGCCCCCTGCGTGAGGCTGCGGATGAGAGGCGCAGGGTCGGGAAGCTCATCGGCAGGGGTGGGCTGAGGTCCGAAGTACTCGGCCAGCATCATCTCGATCTCCCCTCGGAGGCGTCAGCGAGCCGTCAGTAGAACACGCCGCGGATGCCGGGGGGAGGACGCGGATGCAGGTCTGTGGACAACCCGTAGGCCGCTGGTTCAGGCCGATGTGGATAACTCGGACGCGAGGAGCACCGCCCCTACGCTCGGTCGGGTGCACTGGGAATCCCTCTTCGACGACCTGGAAGGACAGCTTGCCGCGGAGTGGGAGGCGGAACGCGCCGCCCGCGACGCCGAATCGGAGCGCCTCCGCGTCGCGCGTCTCGACCTGCGGACGCGATTACGCCACCTGTGCGGCGCACAGGCGGCGGCGACGCTCCACCTGGCGGACGGCGCTCACGTGCCCGTGGGGCTGCGCTCGTTGGGCGTCGACTGGCTCGCCGCCGTCTCCCGCGTGCCGCAGGGCGCGGGTGTGCCGAGCTCTGTCCTGTTCATCCCGGCGTCGGCGATCTTCGGCCTCACGGTCGACCACGGCTCTCTGCTCGCGAGTCTCAGCGAAGCCGAACGCGACCCGACGACCCTCCGGGAGCGGATGACGTTGGGCTTCATCCTCCGCGATCTCGCCCGCCGTCGCCTGCCGGTGCGGCTCCGTCTCCTCGCCGGGGACGACCTGCACGGCACCATCGATCGCGCCGCCGCGGATCACCTCGACCTGGCCGAACACGACAGCGGCTCCGCGCGCCGGGCCGAGGTCGTGCGCGGATTCCGGATGGTGCCGTATGCGGCGCTCGTGACGATCCGCGTGCAGGGGACGACGACGATCTGACGCTCACCCGATCCGGGTCGTCGAGGGACCCCACAGCTCCGGGAAGCTCGCCGCCTGCGACTGCCGCCACAGGGCCATCCGGCGACCCTCCTCCGCCTGCGCAGCCAGGTACTCCTCGATACTCGCCTCCTCGATGCGCCAGCGTGCGGGAGCACCGAGAGGGGCGCCGCGGAGCTGGCCGGCGTGCACGAGCGTGATCACCTCGTCGACGTCGACGCTCAGCAGCTCCGCCACCTGAGCAGGCGCGAGGAAACGACGGGCGTGCGGGGGCGCGGGTGTCATCCCCTCATTCTGAGCGCGGCAGCGCTGCGGCGGCCCGACGGTCGAGACGTTGTGGATAACTCGGAGGCTCTGACTCGTGCTTCTGTGACCATATCGCCATGGCCCCGCTCTCCCGCTCCTCTCGTCGTTTCCGCGGCGACATCCGCTTCGTGGTCGGCATCGTGCTCGTCCTCGCGTCGATCGCCGGAGTCTGGTTCGTCCTCACCTCGGGGGATCAGGCGACGCCGGTACTCAGAGCCGGACGCACGATCGTCCGCGGCGAAACCCTCCGTCCGTCGGACTTCGCGACCGTCGATGTCGCCCTCGGCGCTGTGTCCGACGAGTACCTGCGGCCGGGACAGCTCGCCGCGGGGCAGGTGGCCGCCCGCACCATCACCGAAGGCGAGCTCATACCACGCGCCGCGACGACGGCGGCGGAGAACACGCGCACGACGACGGTCGTCGTGAAGAGCAGCATCGGCCTCCCCGACGACGTGACCACCGGGGCCGAGGTCGAGATCTGGCAGGCTCCCCTGCGCGACGACGGCCGTTCCTATGACGAACCTCGCATCCTCGTCGGGGACGTCGTCGTCCGGTCGGTCCTGGAGCCGGAGGGGCTGCTCGCGGAGGGGACGGCGGAACTCGAGATCGTCATCGACCGAAGCGACGTCGCCGCCGTCCTCGCGGCTGTCACAGGCGGCGCGGCGCTCTCCGTCGTCCCGGTCGGAGCCGGATCGTGAGCGTCGTCCTCGTGGCCATCGACGCACCCCGCTCCGGAGAGCTCGCTGCCGAGCTGGAGTGGGAGGGCGTCGCGGCGATCAGCCTCCCCTCCGCCTCCCCCGCCGCGATCGTGGCGCGCCTGCACGCCGATGTGGTCGCCGTCGTCGTCCCCGCGCGCAGGGCGGTGCTCACGCCCGCGCTGCTGACGGCGTGCGATCGCGCCGGAGTGCGCATCCTCACGCTCGGGGGCACGGATGGCCGGGCCGTGGTCCGGCTCGGCCTCACACCACCGATGCGCACGGAAGCGGCCGGCTGGGAGATCGCGGCGGCGTTGAGCGCCGAGGTGTCTTCCGACCCGTCGTCGCCGGTGTCTCCGTCTCGGGTCACGACGGTATGGGGTCCGCACGGGGCGCCAGGACGCTCGACGGTCGCCGTGCAGCTCGCCGTCGAGCTCGCGCGTCTCGGCCGCACCACGGCGCTGGTCGACGCGGACACCGTGGCTCCCGCCCTGGGACTGCTCCTCGGCATCGAGGACGACGCCCCGGGCTTCGCCGCGGCCTGTCGCCGTGCCGACGCGGGGGCGCTCGATCGTGCCGAGTTGAGCCGCCTCTCCGCTGCATTGACGGCCGGTGGCACAGAGATCCAGGTTCTCGCCGGAATCAACCGCCCGAGCCGCTGGCCGGAGCTGTCGGACGCGCGCGTGCGGGCATCGCTATCCGTCTGCCGGACCTGGGCCGACGAGACGATCGTCGACGTCTCCGCCGCGATCGACGCCGACGACGAGGCGACATACGACATGGTCGGCCCGCGCCGGCACGCCGCGACCTCCGCCGCGCTCCGCGAGGCAGATCGGATCGTCGCGGTGGCGGCCGCGGATCCGCTGGGGATCAGCCGCTTCCTCCGCGACCACGCGGAGGTTCGTCGACTCGTGGGGCAGACGCCCGTGACCGTCGTGGTGAACCAGGTCCGGCCCGGGCCGCTCGGACTCGACGCCCGTACGCAGATTCGCCGCACACTGCACCGCTTCGCCGACCTGAGCGACGTCGCCTTCTTCCCGCTGGATCGTCGGGCGGTCGACGCCGCCCTGCTCCACGCCCGGCCGATCTCCGACATCGCGCCGCGCTCGGCGCTGGTCGCCGCCGTGCGCCGGCTCGCCGCCGGCCTCGACCCCGTCGCCCCCGCGGAGGCTACTGCCGATAGCTCGACAGGAAGTTCCCGAGGCGCTCGACGGCTTCGCTCAGCACTCGCGGCTCTGGCAGGGTCACGAGACGCAGATGGTCCGGCGTCGGCCAGTTGAAGCCGGTCCCCTGCACGAGCAGGATGTGCTCGGATACCAGCAGGTCATAGACGAGCTTGGCGTCGTCGCGGATCTCGTGGACGTTCGGATCCAAGCGGGGGAACGCGTAGAGCGCCCCCTGAGGCTTGACGCAGGAGACGCCGGGGATCGCCTCCAGCCCCTCCCAGGCGATATCGCGCTGTTCGTGCAGCCGCCCGGTCGGGGCGATGAGGGCGTCGATCGACTGGACGCCGGACAGCGCCGCCTGCACGGCGTGCTGCGCCGGGACGTTCGGGCACAGTCGGGTCGATGCCAGGAGGGTGATGCCCTCGATGAAGCCCTTGGCATGGTCCTGCGGTCCCGTGATCACCATCCAGCCGGACCGATAGCCGGCGACGCGATACGTCTTGGACAGGCCGTTGAAGGTGAGGCAGAGCAGGTCCGGCGCCAGGGTCGCCGTCGGGATGTGCACGGCCTCGTCGAAGAGGATGCGGTCGTAGATCTCGTCGGAGAGGACGAGCAGCTGGTGCTCGCGCGCGATCTGCACGAGACCCTCCAGCACCTGTCGCGAGTACACGACGCCCGTGGGGTTGTTCGGATTGATGATCACGAGCGCCTTGGTGCGCGGGGTGATCTTCGAGCGGATGTCCTCGAGGTCAGGCTGCCAGCCGTTGTCCTCGTCGCAGAGGTAATGCACGGGCGTGCCGTCCGCGAGGCTCGTCATCGCCGTCCACAGCGGGTAGTCCGGCGCCGGGATGAGGACCTCGTCGCCCTCGTCCAGGAGCGCCTGCATCGTCATGGTGATGAGCTCTGAGACGCCGTTGCCGAGGTAGACGTCATCGGGATCGAAGCGGGGGAACCCCTCGATCTCCTCGTACCGGCTCACGACGGCCCGGCGTGCCGAGATGATGCCCTTGCTGTCGCTGTAGCCGTGGGCCGTAGGGAGCGCGGCGAGCATATCGTGCACGATCTGGTGCGGGGCGTCGAACCCGAAGATCGCCGGGTTCCCGGTGTTGAGCTTGAGGATCCGGTGGCCCTCTGCTTCCAGTCGCGCCGCCTCGACGAGGGCGTTTCCGCGGATCTCGTACAGGACGTTCTTGAGCTTCGACGACTGGTCGAAGGTGCGCGATGGAGTCATCGATCAAGCCTACAGCGACGAAAGGAGGGCCAATCCGCACGGACTGGCCCTCCTCGTCACCCGAAGGCTACTTCTTCTTCTTGCTCTGCGCGCGGCGCTGCTCGCGGTTGCCCGCCGCCGGGGTGCTCTGCTCCGTGCGCTGGCCGAAGGCCCCACGCGGAGCCTCTTCGGGCTCAGCCGCCTGCGGAGCCTGGGCGCGCGCCGCGGCCTGCCGCATCCGGTCGGTCGCCGCCTGCTGCACCTGCCCGCGGTCGTTGCGGACCTCGACCTCGCCGGCGTCGTTCGCCGCGGAGTACTCCAGCCGCTGCTCTCCCCCGTCGGTGGCGAGGCCCTTGGCCTCCACCTCCGCGGTCTCCGCGTCGCCGGCTCGGCGCACCTCGACCTCGAGGTTGTAGAGGTAGCCGACCGACTCCTCCTTGATCTGGCCCATCATCGACTGGAACATCGCGTAGCCCTCGCGCTGGTACTCGATGAGCGGATCGCGCTGCGCCATCGCCCGCAGGCCGATGCCGTCCTTGAGGTAGTCCATCTCGTACAGGTGGTCGCGCCAGCGGCGATCGAGCACCTGCAGGACGACGCGACGCTCGAGTTCGCGGGTCGCGGCCTCGCCCAGCGACTCCTCGCGCTTCTCGTAGGCGATCTTCGCGTCCGAGAGGAGCTCGCGCGTCAGGCCCTCGGCGGTGATGCCGCCCTTGCGTCCGGCAGCCTCCGACACGACCTCGTCGATCGTGACGCTGACCGGGTACAGGGTCTTCAGCTCGGTCCAGAGCGCGTCGAAGTCCCAGCTCTCGTTGTGACCCTCGCCGGTGTGGTCCTTCACGACGCCGCTGATCGCGTCCTCGATGAAGTGCTGCACCCGGTCGGCGATGTCGTCGCCCTGGAGGATGTGACGGCGGTCGGCGTAGATCGCCTCGCGCTGACGGTTCAGGACGTCGTCGTACTTGAGGACGTTCTTGCGCATCTCGGCGTTGCGCGCCTCGACCTGCGACTGCGCGCTGCGGATCGCCCTGGACACGAGGCCCGACTCGATCGGTACGTCGTCGGGGAAGTTCGTCCGCGCCAGGATCGCCTCGGCGGCCCCCGACTGGAACAGCCGCATGAGGTCGTCGGTGAGGCTCAGGTAGAACCGGCTCTCACCGGGGTCGCCCTGACGTCCGGAACGACCGCGCAGCTGGTTGTCGATGCGGCGCGACTCGTGACGCTCGGTGCCGAGCACGTAGAGGCCGCCGGCCTCGATGACCTTCTCGGCCTCCTCCTCGACCACCTTCTTCATGGTCTCGTAGGTCTCGTCCCAGGCGACCTCGTACTCGTCCGGCGTCTCCACCGGGTCGAGCCCCTTGGCCTTCAGTTCCTGCACCGCGAGGAACTCGGCGTTCCCGCCCAGCATGATGTCGGTGCCGCGGCCGGCCATGTTGGTCGCGACCGTCACGGCGCCGAGGCGCCCGGCGCGGGCGACGATCTCCGCCTCGCGGGCATGGTTCTTGGCGTTGAGGACCTCGTGCTTGACGCCCTTCTTCGCCAGCAGGCGCGACAGGTACTCGCTCTTCTCGACACTGGTCGTGCCGACGAGGACGGGCTGACCGTTCACGTGGCGCTCCGCGATGTCCTCGACCACCTGCGCGAACTTCGCCGCCTCGTTCTTGTACACGAGGTCCGGCTGGTCCTTGCGGATCATCGGCTTGTTCGTCGGGATCGGGATCACGCCGAGCTTGTAGGTCGACATGAACTCGGCGGCCTCGGTCTCAGCGGTACCGGTCATGCCGGCGAGCTTGTCGTAGAGGCGGAAGTAGTTCTGCAGCGTGACGGTGGCGAGGGTCTGGTTCTCGGCCTTGACCGGCACGCCCTCCTTCGCCTCGATCGCCTGGTGGATGCCCTCGTTGTAGCGGCGTCCGACGAGGATGCGACCGGTGTGCTCGTCGACGATCATGACCTCGTCGTTCATCACGACGTAGTCGGTGTCCTTCTTGAAGAGGGCGAGCGCCTTGATGGAGTTGTTCAGGAACGAGATGAGCGGCGTGTTGGCCGACTCGTACAGGTTGTCGATGCCGAGGTAGTCCTCGACCTTCTCGATGCCGGGCTCCAGGACACCGACGGTGCGCTTCTTCTCGTCGACCTCGTAGTCCTCGCCGGCCACGAGTGTGCGTGCGATCTTGGCGAACTCCGCGAACCAGCGGTTGGCTTCGCCGGACGACGGTCCGGAGATGATGAGCGGCGTCCGTGCCTCGTCGATGAGGATGGAGTCGACCTCGTCGACGATCGCGAAGAAGTGCTCGCGCTGGACGAGGTCCTCCTTGCGCCAGGCCATGTTGTCGCGGAGGTAGTCGAAGCCGAACTCGTTGTTCGTGCCGTAGGTGATGTCGGCGGCGTACTGCTCGCGGCGGACGGCGGGGGTCTGTCCGGAGACGATGATGCCCGTCGTCATACCGAGAGCGCGGTATACGCGCCCCATGAGCTCCGCCTGGTAGCTCGCGAGGAAGTCGTTGACGGTGATGACGTGCACGCCCTTGCCGGCGATCGCATTGAGGTACGCGGGGAAGGTCGCGACGAGCGTCTTGCCCTCACCGGTCTTCATCTCGGCGATGTTGCCGAGGTGCAGCGCGGCGCCACCCATGATCTGCACGTCGTACGCGCGCATGTTCAGGGTGCGCTTCGCGGCCTCTCGGACGGCGGCGAAGGCCTCGGGCATGAGCTGGTCGAGCGTCTCGCCCTTCTCGTACCTGGCGCGCAGCTCCGCGGTCTCGTTGCGCAGCTCGTCGTCCGTCAGCTGGGAGATGTCCTCCTCGAGGGCGTTCACCGCCTTCACCACCTGGTTCAGACGGCGGATGATCCGCCCCTCACCTGCACGCAGCAGCTTCTCAAGAGGATTCGCCACGGATGTCATCTCCCTGTCATTGGGTCATCAGCCCGGCCGCCGTGAGGCGTGCGCCAGGCATACTTTGCCATGTTACCGGGCTGTGACCTCCACGTCGCCTGCATGGGATCGCCGCGCCGCGTCGAGGAGATTGCCCGGCATGCATATACTCGGCACTGCTTTCCCTCCACCGACTTCCGGAGATCCGCCATGTCCGTACGCCAGAGCCTGCTCGCCATCCTCGACCAGGGTCCCTGCTACGGCTATCAGCTGCGCCATGAGTTCGACCGCCGCACGGGGTCCACCTGGCCGCTGAACGTCGGACAGATCTACAACACCCTGGAGCGCCTCGAGCGCGATGGCCTCGTCCAGCGCGGGGACGCCGACAAGCACGGACACGTGTACTGGCGGATCACCGCGGCCGGTTCGACGGAGGCGGCGCGCTGGCTCGACACACCCGTTCTCCGCGCCCCGGCGACCCGGGAGGAGCTCGCCGTCAAGCTCGCCGTCGCCGCCACGCTGCCGGGTGTGGACGCCACGGAGATTCTCCGCGTGCAACGGGATGCCTCGCAGCGACGCCTGGAAGATCTGCGCCGCACCTCCTCGTCCGGCCTCGCCGCCGGCAGCCCGGAGGACCTCGCGCGTGCACTCGTCCTCGACTCGCTGGTCTCCGCCGCCGAGGCGGAGCTCCGTTGGCTCGCGCAGGCCGAAGCGCGGCTCTCGCGCCACCCGCACCCCGAGATGGCGCTGGAGCTGACGACGGAACGGCCCAAACGGGGTCGCCCCGCGAAGGCGTCGCCCGCGAGCATGGGCGAGGTGGACACGGTACCCGCCTGAGGCCCCGGACGGCGACCCCGGCCGTTCGCCTGGAGCGGATGCTCAGCCCGTGCAGGCGCCGGGGAAACTAGGATCGGCTCATGGCTGGATTTTGGGGCAGACGCAAACGCGAACAGGAAGAACTCGCCGCGCAGGACGCGGATCTCGCCCGCCGCGCCGAGCAGGCGCTCGTCGCCGCGGACGAGCGGATCCGCACCACGTCCGACGAGCTCGTCTTCGCGGAGGCCGAACTC includes:
- a CDS encoding pyridoxal phosphate-dependent aminotransferase; translated protein: MTPSRTFDQSSKLKNVLYEIRGNALVEAARLEAEGHRILKLNTGNPAIFGFDAPHQIVHDMLAALPTAHGYSDSKGIISARRAVVSRYEEIEGFPRFDPDDVYLGNGVSELITMTMQALLDEGDEVLIPAPDYPLWTAMTSLADGTPVHYLCDEDNGWQPDLEDIRSKITPRTKALVIINPNNPTGVVYSRQVLEGLVQIAREHQLLVLSDEIYDRILFDEAVHIPTATLAPDLLCLTFNGLSKTYRVAGYRSGWMVITGPQDHAKGFIEGITLLASTRLCPNVPAQHAVQAALSGVQSIDALIAPTGRLHEQRDIAWEGLEAIPGVSCVKPQGALYAFPRLDPNVHEIRDDAKLVYDLLVSEHILLVQGTGFNWPTPDHLRLVTLPEPRVLSEAVERLGNFLSSYRQ
- a CDS encoding AAA family ATPase; this encodes MSVVLVAIDAPRSGELAAELEWEGVAAISLPSASPAAIVARLHADVVAVVVPARRAVLTPALLTACDRAGVRILTLGGTDGRAVVRLGLTPPMRTEAAGWEIAAALSAEVSSDPSSPVSPSRVTTVWGPHGAPGRSTVAVQLAVELARLGRTTALVDADTVAPALGLLLGIEDDAPGFAAACRRADAGALDRAELSRLSAALTAGGTEIQVLAGINRPSRWPELSDARVRASLSVCRTWADETIVDVSAAIDADDEATYDMVGPRRHAATSAALREADRIVAVAAADPLGISRFLRDHAEVRRLVGQTPVTVVVNQVRPGPLGLDARTQIRRTLHRFADLSDVAFFPLDRRAVDAALLHARPISDIAPRSALVAAVRRLAAGLDPVAPAEATADSSTGSSRGARRLRSALAALAGSRDADGPASAS
- the secA gene encoding preprotein translocase subunit SecA is translated as MANPLEKLLRAGEGRIIRRLNQVVKAVNALEEDISQLTDDELRNETAELRARYEKGETLDQLMPEAFAAVREAAKRTLNMRAYDVQIMGGAALHLGNIAEMKTGEGKTLVATFPAYLNAIAGKGVHVITVNDFLASYQAELMGRVYRALGMTTGIIVSGQTPAVRREQYAADITYGTNNEFGFDYLRDNMAWRKEDLVQREHFFAIVDEVDSILIDEARTPLIISGPSSGEANRWFAEFAKIARTLVAGEDYEVDEKKRTVGVLEPGIEKVEDYLGIDNLYESANTPLISFLNNSIKALALFKKDTDYVVMNDEVMIVDEHTGRILVGRRYNEGIHQAIEAKEGVPVKAENQTLATVTLQNYFRLYDKLAGMTGTAETEAAEFMSTYKLGVIPIPTNKPMIRKDQPDLVYKNEAAKFAQVVEDIAERHVNGQPVLVGTTSVEKSEYLSRLLAKKGVKHEVLNAKNHAREAEIVARAGRLGAVTVATNMAGRGTDIMLGGNAEFLAVQELKAKGLDPVETPDEYEVAWDETYETMKKVVEEEAEKVIEAGGLYVLGTERHESRRIDNQLRGRSGRQGDPGESRFYLSLTDDLMRLFQSGAAEAILARTNFPDDVPIESGLVSRAIRSAQSQVEARNAEMRKNVLKYDDVLNRQREAIYADRRHILQGDDIADRVQHFIEDAISGVVKDHTGEGHNESWDFDALWTELKTLYPVSVTIDEVVSEAAGRKGGITAEGLTRELLSDAKIAYEKREESLGEAATRELERRVVLQVLDRRWRDHLYEMDYLKDGIGLRAMAQRDPLIEYQREGYAMFQSMMGQIKEESVGYLYNLEVEVRRAGDAETAEVEAKGLATDGGEQRLEYSAANDAGEVEVRNDRGQVQQAATDRMRQAAARAQAPQAAEPEEAPRGAFGQRTEQSTPAAGNREQRRAQSKKKK
- a CDS encoding sensor histidine kinase; this encodes MSTLSDLAHAQGLLTDDDVEWLHRLAGDGQLLADLASADIVLWIQTEDGSFIAVAHARPSGAATLFYRDIVGERVRPQWRTQVQGAFESAEIVDSSSPDWFEETPTRVRAVPIVIERRGDDRSPRVIGVVTRHTNLGEVRTPSRQQITFDECANDLFRMIADGSFPDLAAPTSPRRGAPRASDGLIRIDVDGITTFASPNALSAFNRMGFDDELEGESLAEVTTRLVPPSRQVDESLPVVVTGRAPWRTDIEARGVTVSLRAIPLKDHGTRIGAIVLCRDVSELRHQEQELITKDATIREIHHRVKNNLQTVASLLRIQARRTHSDEARDALTQAMRRVDAIAVVHDTLAQGLTQKVDFDEVFDRVLKLVAEVASAPNTRARTQSTGRFGVLPSEYATPLALALTEVVTNAVEHGLAGQEGSVTIDAKRTEDNLRVTVRDTGHGLPEGRVGQGLGTQIIRTLIQGELGGTIDWRGSEGEGTEVVIDIPLRWLER
- a CDS encoding Rv3235 family protein, whose protein sequence is MMLAEYFGPQPTPADELPDPAPLIRSLTQGALEALAGVREVDQLARWFSEEAYRSVVTRANLAARARSARGVTPTRPTFVIRAVRVTHPRDGIVEAVVVVAGPGRTRAVAIRLEGLDRRWRATSLAIL
- a CDS encoding WhiB family transcriptional regulator, which gives rise to MDWRDKAACLTVDPELFFPVGNTGPAVDQIEKAKTVCATCTVTEICLQYALETSQDSGVWGGLSEDERRALKRRAARARRAS
- a CDS encoding helix-turn-helix domain-containing protein, translating into MTPAPPHARRFLAPAQVAELLSVDVDEVITLVHAGQLRGAPLGAPARWRIEEASIEEYLAAQAEEGRRMALWRQSQAASFPELWGPSTTRIG
- a CDS encoding PadR family transcriptional regulator — translated: MSVRQSLLAILDQGPCYGYQLRHEFDRRTGSTWPLNVGQIYNTLERLERDGLVQRGDADKHGHVYWRITAAGSTEAARWLDTPVLRAPATREELAVKLAVAATLPGVDATEILRVQRDASQRRLEDLRRTSSSGLAAGSPEDLARALVLDSLVSAAEAELRWLAQAEARLSRHPHPEMALELTTERPKRGRPAKASPASMGEVDTVPA
- a CDS encoding SAF domain-containing protein codes for the protein MAPLSRSSRRFRGDIRFVVGIVLVLASIAGVWFVLTSGDQATPVLRAGRTIVRGETLRPSDFATVDVALGAVSDEYLRPGQLAAGQVAARTITEGELIPRAATTAAENTRTTTVVVKSSIGLPDDVTTGAEVEIWQAPLRDDGRSYDEPRILVGDVVVRSVLEPEGLLAEGTAELEIVIDRSDVAAVLAAVTGGAALSVVPVGAGS